The Gasterosteus aculeatus chromosome 8, fGasAcu3.hap1.1, whole genome shotgun sequence genome has a window encoding:
- the jun gene encoding transcription factor Jun: MSTKMETTFYEDSLNAFSAHDAAGFGYDSPKALKRSMTLNLGDPSAAHKVLRPRAGDLLTSPDAGLLKLASPELERLIIQSGNGLITTTPTPTQFVCPKNVTDEQEGFAEGFVRALAELHHQHTPGTVLSAPQPGGAAVADSPVYEDLNCFRSALGAVSAPGYGASFPGAAPPLPAYGQASRLAALKEEPQTVPEMPGETPPLSPINMENQERIKAERKRMRNRVAASKCRKRKLERISRLEDKVKNLKSQNSELSSTANTLREQVSQLKQKVMNHVNSGCQLMLTQQLQTF; encoded by the coding sequence ATGTCCACCAAGATGGAGACTACTTTCTACGAAGACTCCTTGAACGCGTTCTCCGCGCACGACGCCGCCGGCTTCGGGTACGACAGCCCCAAGGCGCTGAAGCGCAGCATGACGCTGAACCTCGGCGACCCGAGCGCGGCGCACAAGGTCCTGCGCCCCCGCGCTGGAGACCTGCTCACCTCCCCGGACGCGGGCCTGCTGAAGCTGGCCTCCCCGGAGCTGGAGCGGCTCATCATCCAGTCCGGAAACGGGCTCATTACCACCACACCGACCCCGACCCAGTTCGTGTGTCCCAAGAACGTCACGGATGAGCAGGAGGGCTTCGCCGAGGGGTTCGTCCGCGCCCTGGCGGAGCTCCACCACCAGCACACGCCGGGCACCGTGCTGTCGGCCCCGCAGCCCGGCGGCGCGGCGGTAGCAGACTCGCCGGTTTACGAGGACTTGAACTGTTTCCGCTCGGCCCTCGGCGCGGTGTCGGCACCGGGATACGGCGCCTCGTTCCCCGGCGCCGCGCCGCCGCTCCCCGCCTACGGGCAGGCCTCGCGGCTCGCGGCGCTCAAAGAGGAGCCGCAAACCGTGCCGGAGATGCCGGGGGAGACGCCGCCCCTCTCCCCAATCAACATGGAGAACCAGGAGCGCATCAAGGCCGAGAGGAAGCGCATGAGGAACCGCGTCGCCGCGTCCAAGTGTCGGAAGAGGAAGCTGGAGCGCATCTCCAGGCTGGAGGACAAAGTCAAGAACCTCAAGTCCCAGAACTCCGAGCTCTCCTCCACCGCCAACACGCTGCGCGAGCAGGTGTCCCAGCTGAAGCAGAAGGTGATGAACCACGTGAACAGCGGCTGTCAGTTGATGTTGACGCAGCAGCTGCAGACCTTCTGA